From the Candidatus Methylomirabilota bacterium genome, one window contains:
- a CDS encoding MBL fold metallo-hydrolase, which produces MSATLTFLGGAGGTVTGSKHLLENGRGRLLLDCGLFQGLKPLRLRNWAPPPVDPKRLGAVILSHAHIDHSGYLPRLCRDGFTGPIYATGGTADLLAVMLPDAAHLQEEEAEFANRHKTSKHAPALPLYTGEDAARALAGVTRVDFGQRFTPAPGVEARFTPSGHILGAGLVTCALEGGRLVFSGDLGRYDVPIMVDPAPVAEADVLLVESTYGNRVHPADDPLERLTAAVRRAVDQKGWLLIPAFAVGRSQEILYDLRALEQSGAIPSIPVFLDSPMAIQATAIYAAHTDEQDAELGRLEADGAKPFAPRRFTLSRTVEDSKRLNEAAGPGIIVAGSGMATGGRILHHLERLLPDPKTTVLFVGYQAAGTRGRLLKDGATEVKMLGVTVPVRATIMISDAYSAHADREEILRWLGGFKRPPGMTYVVHGEADAASALRDAITSRLGWKAAVAEDGQRVTL; this is translated from the coding sequence GTGAGCGCGACCCTCACCTTCCTCGGGGGCGCCGGCGGTACCGTCACCGGCTCCAAGCACCTGCTGGAGAACGGACGGGGGCGGCTGTTGCTCGACTGCGGGCTGTTCCAGGGGCTGAAGCCGCTGCGGCTGCGCAACTGGGCGCCGCCGCCCGTCGATCCGAAGCGCCTCGGCGCGGTGATCCTGAGCCACGCCCACATCGACCACTCCGGCTATCTGCCGCGGCTCTGCCGCGACGGCTTCACGGGCCCGATCTACGCCACCGGCGGCACCGCCGATCTCCTGGCGGTCATGCTGCCGGACGCCGCACACCTGCAGGAGGAGGAAGCCGAGTTCGCCAACCGCCACAAGACGAGCAAGCACGCGCCGGCGCTGCCGCTGTATACCGGCGAGGACGCGGCCCGCGCCCTCGCCGGGGTGACGCGCGTGGACTTCGGCCAGCGGTTCACGCCGGCGCCCGGCGTGGAGGCGCGGTTCACCCCGTCGGGGCACATCCTGGGCGCCGGGCTGGTGACCTGCGCGCTCGAGGGCGGGCGGCTCGTGTTCTCCGGGGACCTCGGCCGCTACGACGTGCCGATCATGGTGGATCCCGCCCCGGTGGCGGAGGCCGACGTGCTCCTGGTGGAATCGACCTACGGCAACCGCGTGCATCCCGCCGACGACCCCCTCGAGCGATTGACCGCGGCGGTGCGACGCGCGGTCGACCAGAAGGGCTGGCTCCTGATTCCGGCCTTCGCGGTGGGACGCTCCCAGGAGATCCTCTACGATCTGCGGGCGCTCGAGCAGAGCGGCGCGATCCCCAGCATCCCGGTCTTCCTGGACAGCCCGATGGCCATCCAGGCCACCGCCATCTACGCGGCCCACACCGACGAGCAGGACGCCGAGCTGGGCCGCCTCGAGGCGGACGGCGCCAAGCCCTTCGCGCCGCGCCGCTTCACGCTGTCGCGCACCGTGGAGGACTCCAAGCGGCTCAACGAGGCGGCCGGGCCCGGCATCATCGTGGCGGGCAGCGGCATGGCCACCGGCGGGCGCATCCTCCATCACCTCGAGCGTCTCCTGCCCGACCCGAAGACGACGGTGCTGTTCGTCGGCTATCAGGCCGCGGGCACCCGCGGGCGGCTGCTCAAGGACGGCGCGACCGAGGTGAAGATGCTCGGGGTCACGGTGCCGGTGCGCGCGACGATCATGATCAGCGATGCCTACTCGGCCCACGCCGACCGCGAGGAGATCCTGCGCTGGCTCGGCGGGTTCAAGCGGCCGCCCGGCATGACCTACGTCGTCCACGGCGAGGCGGATGCCGCCTCGGCGCTGCGCGACGCGATCACGAGCCGCCTCGGCTGGAAGGCCGCCGTGGCCGAGGACGGCCAGCGCGTGACCCTCTGA